One window of the Staphylococcus equorum genome contains the following:
- the srtA gene encoding class A sortase SrtA, with the protein MKKWGSRLISLIGVLLILAAIYIFAKPHIDNYFTEKENEEKVETFDKQHNKNQQKHVEIPNDKSEMAGYISVPDADIKTPVYPGPATPAQLERGVSFAEADESLEDQNIAIAGHTFTGSSTYQFSNLPKAKKGSSVYFKTGNEEKTYKITKIFDVKPEDVEVLEEQQLDKQQLTLITCDNYNEQTGEWEDRKIFVAEAT; encoded by the coding sequence ATGAAAAAATGGGGGAGCCGACTCATTTCACTTATTGGAGTATTGCTTATATTGGCAGCTATTTATATCTTTGCCAAGCCACATATTGATAATTATTTTACTGAGAAAGAGAACGAGGAAAAAGTTGAAACTTTCGATAAACAACATAACAAGAACCAACAAAAGCATGTTGAAATACCAAATGATAAATCAGAAATGGCAGGCTATATATCCGTGCCAGATGCAGATATAAAAACACCAGTTTATCCTGGACCAGCGACACCAGCTCAACTTGAAAGAGGTGTGAGTTTTGCTGAAGCAGATGAGTCATTAGAAGATCAAAACATTGCAATTGCTGGTCATACGTTCACAGGTTCATCGACCTATCAATTTTCTAACTTGCCAAAAGCAAAAAAAGGAAGCAGTGTCTATTTTAAAACTGGTAATGAGGAAAAAACATATAAAATCACTAAAATATTTGACGTGAAGCCTGAAGATGTTGAAGTTCTAGAAGAACAACAATTAGATAAACAGCAATTAACTTTAATTACTTGTGATAACTATAATGAACAAACAGGTGAGTGGGAAGACCGTAAAATATTTGTAGCTGAAGCGACTTAA
- a CDS encoding ROK family protein, translating into MENYKVAIDIGGTAIKAAVLDEDLSFIDYHKVSTPDNINHLIVDTVYALVERFQKEYNLNPLQVGISSAGVVDEENGIVVYTGPTIPNYNGTNFHHLLAPLNAQVQVFNDVNAALLGELSLHQYEVDNIFCLTLGTGIGGAFYNDTLQLYNGERNRANEIGYLLYNAEENKTFEQRASTSALKSLMLSRAFPYEEDVPKLFELAEQGDTLALSILNQWSQAVAEGIAQIQIIYDPGLILIGGGISSQDQQLLKYITPKIERFLPPQYGHAAIQTTRTQNHASLFGAISKF; encoded by the coding sequence ATGGAAAATTATAAAGTCGCAATTGATATCGGAGGAACAGCAATTAAGGCGGCTGTTTTAGACGAAGATTTAAGTTTTATAGATTATCACAAAGTTTCTACACCGGACAATATTAATCATCTTATCGTTGATACTGTATACGCATTAGTTGAACGTTTTCAAAAAGAATACAATCTTAATCCCTTACAAGTAGGCATATCTAGTGCTGGTGTTGTTGATGAAGAAAATGGCATCGTTGTCTACACTGGACCAACAATACCTAATTATAATGGCACAAATTTTCACCATTTACTAGCACCACTGAATGCACAAGTTCAAGTCTTTAATGATGTGAATGCCGCCTTACTCGGTGAACTTAGTCTTCACCAATATGAAGTGGATAATATATTTTGTCTTACACTAGGTACTGGGATTGGCGGCGCTTTTTATAACGATACGTTACAGTTATACAATGGAGAACGTAATAGAGCAAATGAAATAGGTTATTTATTATATAACGCGGAAGAGAATAAGACATTTGAACAACGCGCCTCAACTTCAGCACTAAAATCTTTAATGTTATCTCGTGCGTTTCCCTATGAAGAGGATGTACCTAAACTATTTGAATTAGCTGAGCAAGGGGACACGTTGGCACTATCTATTCTTAATCAATGGAGTCAAGCTGTTGCCGAAGGTATTGCACAAATTCAAATCATCTATGATCCTGGTTTAATTCTTATCGGTGGTGGTATATCTTCCCAAGATCAGCAATTACTCAAATATATCACACCAAAAATAGAAAGGTTCTTACCTCCACAATATGGTCATGCAGCCATACAAACTACACGTACACAAAATCATGCTTCACTGTTTGGTGCAATTTCTAAATTTTAA
- a CDS encoding VOC family protein codes for MTFHDNTSIQVTNITLNVENLSTMIKFYKQILGLTVNTETQKDVIFNIGNHGHTLTLHEITDGRRPSMKEAGLFHIALLLPSRIDLANFLYHASSLGVQVGGGDHLVSEALYLSDPEGNGIEIYDDRSKNEWSWNGNKVKMDTLQVDVNDLVAQRTETGWQGMPDDAKIGHLHLKTADLEQARHYYIDQLGLEHISDYPQALFMSTNQYHHHIAANVWQSNTVRQDNDTSFGLSHVDIYKPSATSEQFIGPEGFEIAIHSDASLVADKNK; via the coding sequence ATGACTTTTCACGATAATACATCAATCCAAGTAACGAATATCACTTTAAATGTTGAAAACCTATCAACAATGATTAAATTTTATAAACAAATTTTAGGTTTAACCGTCAATACTGAAACTCAAAAGGACGTCATATTTAATATAGGCAACCATGGTCACACTTTAACTTTACACGAAATCACTGATGGACGTCGCCCTTCTATGAAAGAAGCGGGTCTATTCCATATCGCCCTACTATTACCATCTAGAATAGATTTAGCTAACTTCTTATATCACGCATCAAGTTTAGGCGTTCAAGTTGGTGGAGGTGACCACCTTGTCAGTGAAGCGTTATACCTTTCAGATCCTGAAGGCAACGGGATTGAAATCTACGATGACCGCTCAAAAAACGAATGGTCATGGAACGGCAATAAAGTAAAAATGGATACACTGCAAGTCGATGTTAATGACCTTGTTGCACAACGTACAGAAACAGGTTGGCAAGGTATGCCTGACGATGCCAAAATAGGACATTTACATTTAAAAACTGCAGACTTAGAACAAGCGCGTCATTATTATATTGATCAATTGGGATTAGAACATATTTCCGATTACCCACAAGCGCTATTTATGTCTACCAATCAATACCACCACCATATCGCAGCAAACGTATGGCAATCCAACACGGTACGTCAAGATAACGACACAAGTTTTGGTTTATCACATGTTGATATATACAAACCTAGTGCAACTTCTGAACAATTTATCGGACCAGAAGGTTTTGAGATTGCAATACACAGCGACGCTTCACTTGTGGCTGATAAAAATAAATAA
- a CDS encoding GNAT family N-acetyltransferase — protein MIRNAVQSDLPNILDIYNDAILNTTAVYTYNPQTLESREAWFEKKADNNEPIIVYEEQGEAIGFATYGSFRDWPAYQYSIEHSIYVNKHHRGKGIASQLLSEIIEQAHSNGYKTLVAGIDATNDYSIYLHKKFNFTHSGTIHKVGYKFDKWLDLAFYQLDLSTIPLK, from the coding sequence ATGATACGTAACGCAGTTCAATCCGACTTACCTAATATATTAGACATCTATAACGATGCTATACTCAATACTACAGCAGTTTATACATATAATCCCCAAACCCTAGAATCACGAGAAGCTTGGTTCGAAAAAAAGGCCGACAATAATGAACCTATCATCGTATATGAAGAGCAAGGAGAAGCAATCGGTTTTGCTACTTATGGTTCATTTCGAGATTGGCCTGCCTATCAATACTCAATTGAACATTCTATTTACGTTAATAAACACCATAGAGGTAAAGGTATTGCTTCTCAATTACTCTCAGAAATCATTGAACAGGCACACAGCAATGGCTATAAAACATTAGTTGCTGGTATTGATGCTACAAATGATTATAGTATTTATTTACATAAAAAATTTAACTTTACGCATTCAGGTACCATACATAAGGTAGGTTATAAATTTGATAAGTGGCTTGATTTAGCCTTTTATCAATTAGATTTAAGTACTATACCATTGAAATAA
- a CDS encoding Cof-type HAD-IIB family hydrolase, protein MIKAIAVDMDGTFLDSKKGYDEKRFEQIFQQLKAHDIKFIAASGNQYAKLKSIFGQRDMLFVAENGAVIYEGDTLYDYEAFDRSFYQKVIDYLNIERGIDNLIVCGLRSAYILKDNTEAFKKEAHFYYRQLKEIESFQDLPDDEYVKIALNIDRKSHPTLDEDLSENFTEDLKLVSSGRDSIDLIIPGMTKGQALHRLLKKWELSPDSLMAFGDANNDLDMLELATHSYVMKNSEDKTLFEVANHIAPTNDEQGVLTVIEEKVLSALN, encoded by the coding sequence ATGATAAAAGCAATTGCGGTTGATATGGATGGAACATTTTTAGATTCCAAAAAAGGTTATGATGAAAAAAGATTTGAACAAATTTTTCAACAGCTCAAAGCACATGACATTAAGTTTATTGCAGCAAGTGGTAACCAATATGCTAAATTAAAATCTATTTTCGGACAACGTGATATGTTGTTTGTAGCTGAAAATGGTGCAGTTATATATGAAGGGGATACTTTATATGACTATGAAGCATTTGATAGAAGCTTTTATCAAAAAGTAATTGACTATTTAAACATTGAGCGTGGCATTGATAATCTGATTGTTTGTGGATTACGTAGTGCCTATATACTAAAAGATAATACAGAAGCGTTTAAAAAAGAAGCGCATTTTTATTATCGTCAATTAAAAGAAATTGAGTCATTTCAAGATTTACCAGATGATGAATATGTGAAAATAGCATTGAATATTGATAGAAAATCACACCCAACACTAGATGAAGACTTAAGTGAAAACTTTACTGAAGATTTAAAGCTTGTATCAAGTGGTCGAGACAGTATCGATCTTATTATACCTGGAATGACTAAAGGCCAGGCATTGCATCGTTTATTAAAGAAATGGGAATTAAGTCCTGATAGCTTGATGGCATTTGGTGACGCCAATAATGACTTAGATATGTTAGAGCTTGCAACACATAGTTATGTTATGAAAAATAGTGAAGATAAAACATTATTTGAAGTAGCAAATCACATTGCACCTACGAATGATGAACAAGGCGTGTTAACTGTAATTGAAGAAAAAGTATTAAGCGCACTGAATTAA
- a CDS encoding N-acetylmannosamine-6-phosphate 2-epimerase, which translates to MLPQGLIVSCQALPDEPLHSSFIMSKMALAAYEGGAVGIRANSKEDIIAIKKEVNLPIIGIVKRDYDNSDVFITATSQEIDELIESKCEVIALDATKQQRPKESLQELVSYIRQAAPNVEIMADISTLEEAQYADELGFDYVGTTLRGYTSYTKGHILYENNFQFLKDVLANVNAKVIAEGNVITPEMFKAVTELGVHCTVVGGAITRPKEITKRFIDVIDQ; encoded by the coding sequence ATGTTACCACAAGGATTAATTGTTTCATGCCAAGCTTTACCTGATGAGCCTTTACACTCATCATTTATCATGTCAAAAATGGCTCTAGCTGCATACGAAGGTGGCGCAGTTGGCATTAGAGCAAATTCTAAAGAAGATATCATTGCTATCAAAAAAGAAGTTAACCTACCAATCATTGGTATCGTTAAACGTGATTACGATAATTCAGACGTTTTCATTACAGCAACAAGTCAAGAAATTGATGAATTAATTGAAAGTAAATGTGAAGTAATTGCCTTAGATGCTACAAAACAACAACGTCCTAAAGAATCATTACAAGAACTTGTTTCATATATACGACAAGCAGCACCAAATGTTGAGATTATGGCTGATATTTCAACGCTTGAAGAAGCGCAATACGCGGACGAATTAGGTTTCGATTATGTAGGCACTACATTACGTGGCTATACCTCTTATACTAAAGGACATATTTTATATGAAAATAATTTCCAATTTCTTAAAGATGTTTTAGCAAATGTTAATGCTAAAGTTATTGCTGAAGGTAATGTCATCACCCCTGAAATGTTCAAAGCAGTTACTGAACTCGGTGTGCATTGTACTGTCGTTGGCGGAGCAATTACGCGTCCAAAAGAAATAACAAAACGTTTTATCGACGTTATCGATCAATAA
- a CDS encoding MurR/RpiR family transcriptional regulator, with product MKFENRIQRYHHLFTKTDKQIVDYIQNNDFDDTFSTINSLAYAIKTSPATITRFSNKLNYDNFQDLKFNLQQEMTDRVIENSPLIQRIHKYHQDIIQQTGEFISDEKIQSFVNQINRSRQIIYAGLGSSGLSATEFYYRMMRMGLKGSVSTDAHQMKIFASLLTASDTFVAISNSGETTELIAAAEIAHERGAYVVVITNYEGSLLTQCADLVLITTDQSRINDTQFINTQIATLFLIDIVSYLLLDDKYMNNVYQQTKKVILNE from the coding sequence ATGAAATTTGAAAATCGTATTCAACGTTATCATCATTTATTTACAAAAACTGATAAACAAATTGTTGATTACATTCAAAATAATGATTTTGATGATACATTTTCCACAATTAATTCGCTAGCGTATGCTATTAAAACATCACCAGCGACCATTACACGCTTTAGTAATAAATTGAATTATGACAACTTTCAAGATTTGAAATTTAATTTACAACAAGAAATGACGGACAGAGTTATTGAGAACAGCCCCCTGATTCAACGTATCCATAAGTATCATCAAGATATTATTCAACAAACAGGAGAGTTTATATCTGATGAAAAAATTCAGAGTTTTGTAAATCAAATTAATCGTAGCCGTCAAATTATTTATGCTGGGCTCGGTAGTTCAGGTTTATCTGCAACTGAATTTTACTATCGCATGATGCGTATGGGACTGAAGGGGAGCGTTTCTACAGATGCGCATCAAATGAAAATATTTGCGTCATTATTAACAGCTTCGGATACTTTTGTAGCTATTTCAAATAGCGGTGAGACTACAGAGTTAATTGCTGCTGCAGAAATTGCACATGAACGAGGTGCTTATGTGGTAGTCATTACAAATTATGAAGGAAGTCTTTTAACGCAATGCGCAGATTTAGTATTAATTACAACGGATCAATCTAGAATTAATGATACACAATTTATTAATACACAAATAGCGACGCTTTTCTTAATAGATATTGTCAGTTATTTATTGTTAGATGATAAATATATGAATAATGTTTATCAACAAACTAAAAAAGTGATTTTAAATGAATGA
- a CDS encoding haloacid dehalogenase type II has product MYKAIIFDVYGTIFDMSSLENDMTQFDDELAASISKLWRKTQLNHMFLRQIMQRYIPFDDLTKDALRYVLDEHKIQYNRDDINQLFDAFLDLNYFNEIPRVLSSLNGKGFDIGILSNGNDSMLMPLVDNSKISDYINTVISVDEIKQYKPSPASYALILEYYKMTREDILFVSSNSWDVTGAANFGFDTVWVNRKGEQYDDNGQSPTITVNNLNEMAKWLEMNK; this is encoded by the coding sequence ATGTATAAAGCTATTATCTTTGATGTGTATGGAACAATCTTTGATATGTCATCCTTAGAAAATGATATGACTCAATTTGATGATGAATTAGCAGCATCAATTTCAAAACTATGGCGAAAAACGCAATTAAACCATATGTTTTTAAGACAAATTATGCAGCGCTATATTCCATTTGATGATTTAACTAAAGATGCTTTACGCTATGTACTGGATGAACATAAAATTCAGTATAATAGGGACGACATAAATCAATTATTTGATGCCTTTTTAGATTTAAATTATTTTAATGAAATTCCACGTGTACTTTCTAGTTTGAATGGAAAAGGTTTCGATATTGGTATACTTTCTAATGGCAATGATAGTATGTTAATGCCGTTAGTCGACAATTCAAAAATCAGTGACTATATAAATACTGTGATTAGTGTAGATGAGATTAAGCAATATAAGCCAAGTCCTGCGAGCTATGCGTTAATATTAGAATATTATAAAATGACTAGAGAAGATATTTTGTTTGTGTCTTCAAACTCTTGGGATGTAACGGGAGCAGCTAATTTTGGTTTTGATACCGTATGGGTAAACCGTAAAGGAGAACAATATGATGATAATGGACAGTCGCCGACCATTACAGTGAATAATTTAAATGAAATGGCAAAGTGGTTAGAAATGAATAAATAA
- a CDS encoding NAD(P)H-dependent oxidoreductase, with product MTQMQQTILDAFNFRHATKRFDASKKIEDSDFNTILEAGRLSPSSLGLEPWKFVVIQNSEIRSKLKEISWGAKGQLDTASHFVLILARKNVTAKSPFVQHMIRDIKKYSEESIPATEEKFENFQTSFHINDTEQTLLEWAKKQTYIALGNMMTSAALLNIDSCPIEGFDLDAVTQFLAEEGIADTEHFAPSVMAAFGYRETESKDKVRQPQADVVEWL from the coding sequence ATGACACAAATGCAACAAACGATCTTAGATGCGTTTAATTTTAGACATGCAACGAAACGTTTTGACGCAAGTAAAAAAATAGAAGACAGTGATTTTAATACTATTTTAGAGGCGGGCAGACTTTCACCAAGCTCACTCGGATTAGAGCCATGGAAATTTGTTGTGATTCAAAATAGTGAGATTAGAAGCAAATTGAAAGAAATCAGTTGGGGTGCAAAAGGCCAGCTAGATACAGCAAGTCATTTTGTCTTAATCTTAGCACGCAAAAATGTTACAGCGAAATCACCATTCGTTCAACATATGATACGTGATATTAAAAAGTATAGTGAAGAAAGTATTCCAGCAACAGAAGAAAAATTCGAAAATTTCCAAACGAGTTTTCATATTAATGACACTGAACAAACATTGTTAGAATGGGCTAAGAAACAAACATATATTGCACTTGGAAATATGATGACGAGTGCAGCATTGTTAAACATTGATTCTTGTCCTATAGAAGGTTTTGATTTGGATGCAGTCACTCAATTCTTAGCTGAAGAAGGTATTGCAGATACAGAACACTTTGCACCTTCCGTAATGGCAGCTTTTGGTTATAGAGAAACAGAATCTAAAGACAAAGTACGCCAGCCTCAAGCAGATGTTGTAGAATGGTTATAA
- a CDS encoding sodium:solute symporter: MQQVGFGTWNWVAVIAYLLIMLLIGAYFTKRASQNTDSFFTASGRLPSWAVGFSIYATTLSAITFMSTPEKAFLTDWSYIAGNIAIVAIIPLLIYFYVPFFKKLNVTSAYEYLEARFGPSVRVIGSLLFVLFHIGRVAIVIYLPTLAITAVSDMNPYVVASLVGILCILYTFLGGFEGVVWSDFIQGVILLGGAAAIIILGVSHLQDGMGTLISDAMENKKIISVDNWKLNSAAAAIPIIFLGNIFNNLHQYTASQDVVQRYQASDSMKETKKALWMNGALALISAPLFYGMGTMLYSFYSHESTLPEGFNTSSIVPYFILTEMPPFVAGILIAAIFAAAQSTISSSLNSISACLSVDIKHRFFGKGEEKSEVAFARWMIILAGLFGFGMSLYLIAADSNDLWDLFLLVTGLVGVPLAGVFAVGIFTKRTNTFGVIVGLILGIIIAYIFNGVGGGNSPFFVSIISFVVAFIFSYIVSIIVPDEKKDIKGLTIYDIKEKSNYISKVHVKKHKS, from the coding sequence ATGCAACAGGTAGGTTTTGGTACATGGAACTGGGTAGCAGTTATCGCTTATTTATTGATTATGTTATTAATTGGTGCATACTTTACCAAACGCGCAAGTCAAAATACAGATAGCTTCTTCACAGCAAGTGGACGTTTGCCGTCTTGGGCAGTAGGTTTTTCTATTTATGCAACCACTTTAAGTGCGATCACGTTTATGTCTACGCCAGAAAAAGCATTTCTAACTGACTGGTCTTATATTGCTGGTAATATTGCAATTGTAGCTATTATTCCACTGTTAATTTATTTTTATGTACCGTTTTTCAAAAAGTTAAATGTTACTTCTGCATACGAGTATTTAGAAGCACGATTTGGGCCGAGTGTCCGTGTCATAGGTTCATTACTGTTTGTGTTATTTCATATAGGTAGAGTTGCAATTGTAATTTATTTACCTACATTGGCAATCACAGCAGTATCTGATATGAATCCTTATGTGGTTGCGAGTCTCGTTGGGATACTTTGTATCTTATATACCTTCTTAGGGGGCTTTGAAGGTGTAGTATGGAGTGACTTTATTCAAGGGGTCATCTTATTAGGCGGTGCCGCAGCAATTATCATACTAGGTGTATCACACTTACAAGATGGTATGGGCACACTTATATCAGATGCAATGGAAAATAAGAAAATTATTAGTGTAGATAACTGGAAATTAAATTCGGCAGCTGCAGCAATTCCTATTATTTTCTTAGGTAATATATTTAATAATTTACATCAATATACTGCGAGTCAAGACGTGGTACAACGTTACCAAGCGTCAGATTCAATGAAAGAAACGAAAAAAGCATTGTGGATGAATGGTGCTTTAGCGTTAATTTCTGCACCATTATTTTATGGTATGGGTACAATGCTTTATTCATTCTATAGCCATGAAAGTACTTTACCAGAAGGCTTTAATACGTCATCAATCGTACCGTATTTTATACTTACTGAAATGCCGCCGTTTGTTGCTGGAATATTAATTGCTGCTATTTTTGCAGCCGCACAGTCAACGATTTCATCAAGCTTAAATTCAATTTCTGCTTGTTTATCTGTTGATATTAAACATAGATTTTTCGGCAAAGGTGAAGAAAAAAGCGAAGTCGCTTTTGCAAGATGGATGATTATTTTAGCTGGTTTATTTGGTTTTGGAATGTCGCTCTATCTTATTGCAGCAGATTCCAATGATTTATGGGATTTATTCTTATTAGTTACAGGCCTTGTAGGCGTACCATTAGCAGGTGTATTTGCAGTTGGTATATTTACAAAACGTACAAATACATTTGGCGTAATTGTAGGACTAATTTTGGGAATCATTATTGCTTATATCTTTAATGGCGTAGGTGGAGGAAACTCACCATTCTTTGTTTCAATTATTTCATTTGTAGTTGCTTTTATCTTCTCTTATATTGTGAGTATTATTGTCCCAGATGAGAAGAAAGATATTAAAGGCTTAACGATTTATGACATTAAAGAAAAATCTAATTATATTTCTAAAGTGCATGTTAAAAAACATAAAAGTTAA
- a CDS encoding N-acetylneuraminate lyase: protein MEENLKGLYAALLVPFDEQGQVKEEGLKQIAKNAIETEGLDGLYVNGSSGENFLINKEQKKQIFKLAKEAVNDDVKMIAQVGSLDLNEAIELGKYATELGYDAISAVTPFYYPFSFEEIKDYYFELIEATQNNLIIYAIPDLTGVNISIEQFGELFEHEKVIGVKYTAPNFFLLERIRKAYPNKLILSGFDEMLVQAAISGVDGAIGSTYNVNGKRARQIFEKAQNGEIDEAYQIQHDTNDIIENVLSMGIYSTLKEILATRGIDGGQPKRPFKPFDESNRSKLETLIKNYNL from the coding sequence ATGGAAGAGAACTTAAAAGGTTTATATGCAGCGTTGTTAGTACCGTTTGATGAACAAGGTCAAGTGAAAGAAGAAGGATTAAAACAGATTGCTAAAAATGCAATTGAAACAGAAGGTTTAGACGGATTATATGTAAATGGTAGTTCTGGAGAAAACTTTTTAATAAATAAAGAACAGAAAAAACAAATCTTCAAACTTGCTAAAGAAGCAGTAAATGATGACGTGAAGATGATTGCACAAGTCGGTTCTTTAGATTTAAATGAAGCGATTGAATTGGGGAAATATGCTACAGAATTGGGCTATGATGCAATTTCAGCAGTTACGCCATTTTACTATCCTTTCTCATTTGAAGAAATTAAGGATTATTATTTTGAATTAATTGAAGCAACTCAAAACAATCTCATTATATATGCTATTCCTGATTTAACAGGTGTGAATATATCAATAGAGCAATTTGGCGAACTTTTTGAACATGAAAAAGTAATCGGTGTGAAATACACTGCACCAAACTTCTTCTTGCTCGAGCGTATACGTAAAGCATATCCAAACAAATTAATTCTTTCTGGCTTTGATGAAATGTTAGTCCAAGCTGCAATATCTGGGGTAGATGGCGCAATTGGCTCAACTTATAATGTGAATGGTAAGCGCGCTAGACAAATTTTTGAAAAAGCTCAAAATGGTGAAATTGATGAAGCTTATCAAATTCAACACGATACAAATGACATTATTGAAAATGTATTATCCATGGGTATCTATTCAACATTAAAAGAAATTCTAGCAACGCGTGGTATTGATGGTGGCCAACCTAAGCGCCCATTCAAACCATTTGATGAAAGTAATAGAAGTAAATTGGAAACATTAATCAAAAACTATAATTTATAA
- a CDS encoding tubby C-terminal domain-like protein — MAHYYFKENFFSSSKSAIDVFNDKDEAVFKLQLFYTSSTQEAFAMFGNSKQNFEITDGKDTYRILQEKTISGAFKTPFKTVWQVEKNDNPIGVFRSKIGFKPTLLFEGNKGDTLKFQSGLFSRSVKVTDGHNELMQTKSERFKLASRHDVYIEGETYHPAMLIMLFQVFYEFQEQQRKNSN; from the coding sequence ATGGCACATTATTATTTTAAAGAAAATTTTTTCAGTTCTTCCAAATCAGCAATTGATGTGTTTAATGATAAGGATGAAGCGGTATTTAAGTTACAATTATTTTATACTTCATCAACACAAGAGGCTTTTGCAATGTTTGGCAATAGCAAACAAAACTTTGAGATCACAGATGGCAAAGATACGTATCGTATTCTTCAGGAAAAAACTATAAGTGGGGCGTTTAAAACACCATTTAAAACAGTATGGCAAGTAGAAAAAAACGACAATCCAATAGGTGTTTTTCGTTCGAAAATAGGCTTTAAACCTACGTTGCTTTTTGAGGGTAATAAAGGTGATACATTAAAATTTCAATCAGGACTTTTTTCTAGAAGTGTAAAAGTGACAGATGGACATAATGAATTAATGCAAACAAAGTCTGAGCGCTTTAAATTAGCGTCACGTCATGACGTATATATTGAAGGTGAAACGTATCACCCAGCAATGTTAATTATGTTGTTCCAAGTGTTTTACGAATTTCAAGAACAACAGCGAAAAAACTCAAACTAA